A genomic stretch from Sphingomonas faeni includes:
- a CDS encoding long-chain fatty acid--CoA ligase, whose product MLGGMQDFELRVPRLIDHAAREHDARELVSYWADGRETRTNWAGISRDARKLAQALEKLGVAPGDRVATLAMNHAHHLVAWYGTIGMGGVIHTINPRLFDEQLVYIANHAEDRVMLYDKAFQPLVDRLRDQWTSVRHYICFDDLGSDGFQAMLDAEDGDYAWVEGPERDPCMLCYTSGTTGNPKGVLYTHRSTMIHAMAEVAPWVFDLSPNAVVLPVVPMFHAAAWGLPFACALSGAKVVYSAVNDPAVLCRLMNDEKVTHSAGVPTVWLAMFGHMDATGDAPAHLKLVTIGGSAAPRAMIDRIMAMGASVKHLWGMTETSPIGTAGFAPPHWDDMTHDERLDLVAKQGSVPFGIELRIIDDEGVVLPRDGSIAGRLQVRGPWVVQRYFGADEDAVDADGWFDTGDVAMLHTDGTMQITDRSKDVIKSGGEWISSVDLENAAVGCPGVAEAAAIGVHHPKWDERPLLLVVRKPGSEVGEAEIREHLSKHVAKWWLPDAIVFVEDLPHTATGKLLKTALRERFKDFELAAA is encoded by the coding sequence ATGCTGGGTGGAATGCAGGATTTCGAGCTTCGTGTTCCCCGCCTGATCGACCATGCGGCGCGCGAACACGACGCAAGAGAACTCGTCAGCTACTGGGCCGACGGCCGCGAGACGCGCACCAACTGGGCCGGCATCTCCCGCGACGCCCGCAAACTGGCGCAGGCGCTCGAAAAGCTCGGCGTAGCCCCCGGCGACCGGGTCGCGACGCTGGCGATGAACCACGCGCATCACCTCGTCGCCTGGTACGGCACGATCGGCATGGGCGGCGTCATCCACACGATCAACCCGCGCCTGTTCGACGAGCAACTCGTCTACATCGCCAACCACGCCGAAGACCGCGTGATGCTCTACGACAAGGCGTTCCAGCCGCTGGTCGATCGCCTCCGCGACCAGTGGACCAGCGTGCGCCACTACATCTGCTTCGACGATCTCGGCTCCGACGGTTTCCAGGCGATGCTCGACGCCGAGGACGGCGATTACGCGTGGGTCGAAGGCCCCGAGCGCGATCCGTGCATGCTCTGCTACACCAGCGGCACCACCGGCAATCCGAAGGGCGTCCTCTACACCCACCGCTCGACGATGATCCACGCAATGGCCGAGGTGGCGCCTTGGGTGTTTGATCTGTCGCCCAACGCGGTCGTGCTCCCCGTCGTGCCGATGTTCCATGCCGCCGCCTGGGGCCTGCCGTTCGCCTGCGCGCTGTCGGGGGCGAAGGTCGTCTATTCCGCGGTCAACGATCCCGCCGTGCTGTGCCGTCTGATGAACGACGAGAAGGTGACGCATTCCGCCGGCGTGCCGACCGTCTGGCTGGCGATGTTCGGCCACATGGACGCGACCGGCGACGCGCCTGCGCACCTGAAGCTCGTCACGATCGGCGGCTCGGCGGCGCCGCGCGCGATGATCGACAGAATCATGGCGATGGGGGCCAGCGTCAAGCATCTCTGGGGCATGACCGAGACCTCGCCGATCGGCACTGCGGGATTCGCGCCGCCGCACTGGGACGACATGACGCACGACGAGAGGCTCGATCTCGTCGCCAAACAGGGCAGCGTTCCCTTCGGCATCGAACTTCGCATCATCGACGACGAAGGCGTGGTCCTGCCCCGCGACGGCTCGATCGCCGGCCGGTTGCAGGTCCGCGGGCCGTGGGTCGTCCAACGCTATTTCGGCGCCGACGAGGACGCGGTCGATGCGGATGGCTGGTTCGATACCGGCGACGTCGCGATGCTCCACACCGACGGCACGATGCAGATCACCGACCGTTCAAAGGACGTCATCAAGTCCGGCGGCGAATGGATCAGCTCGGTCGACCTGGAGAACGCCGCGGTCGGCTGTCCGGGGGTTGCGGAGGCAGCGGCGATCGGCGTGCATCATCCCAAATGGGACGAGCGCCCGCTGCTGCTGGTCGTCCGCAAACCCGGCAGCGAGGTCGGTGAAGCCGAGATCCGCGAGCACCTGTCGAAGCACGTCGCCAAATGGTGGCTCCCCGACGCGATCGTCTTCGTCGAAGACCTGCCCCACACCGCGACGGGCAAGCTCCTCAAAACCGCCCTACGAGAACGCTTCAAGGATTTCGAACTAGCCGCCGCCTGA
- the rutB gene encoding pyrimidine utilization protein B, with the protein MTAAPPIIRTGASEANAVTLPARPEALRLDPAETAVVVIDMQNAYASPGGYVDTAGFDIAGSAATIAQIAKVLDTARAAKMPVVFLQNGWDPDYVEAGGPGSPNWHKSNALKTMRARPELHGQFLARGGWDYEIVDALKPQPGDIRVHKTRYSAFFNSQLDSILRSRGIRNIVFVGIATNVCVESTLRDGFHLEYFGVMLEDATHHLGPPEMQSATVYNVEKFFGWVSTVGDFCGSFGQLPA; encoded by the coding sequence ATGACAGCGGCCCCACCGATCATCCGAACCGGCGCGAGCGAGGCGAACGCCGTCACGCTGCCCGCACGGCCGGAAGCGCTCCGCCTCGACCCCGCCGAAACCGCGGTCGTGGTGATCGACATGCAGAACGCCTACGCCTCCCCCGGCGGCTACGTCGACACGGCCGGCTTCGACATCGCAGGCTCGGCTGCCACGATCGCCCAGATCGCCAAGGTCCTCGACACCGCCCGCGCAGCGAAAATGCCGGTCGTGTTCCTCCAGAATGGCTGGGACCCCGACTATGTCGAGGCCGGCGGCCCCGGCTCGCCCAACTGGCACAAGTCCAACGCGCTCAAGACCATGCGCGCCCGCCCCGAACTCCACGGCCAGTTCCTCGCCCGAGGCGGCTGGGACTACGAGATCGTCGATGCGTTGAAACCGCAACCCGGCGACATCCGCGTCCACAAAACCCGCTACAGCGCGTTCTTCAATTCACAGCTCGACAGCATCCTGCGAAGTCGCGGCATCCGCAACATCGTCTTCGTCGGCATCGCCACCAACGTCTGCGTCGAGAGCACGCTGCGCGATGGCTTCCACCTCGAATATTTCGGCGTGATGCTGGAGGACGCGACGCACCATCTCGGCCCGCCCGAGATGCAGTCGGCCACCGTCTACAATGTCGAGAAGTTCTTCGGCTGGGTCAGCACCGTCGGCGATTTCTGCGGAAGTTTCGGGCAACTCCCAGCGTGA
- the rutC gene encoding pyrimidine utilization protein C gives MPFEAINPPQFPTPIAPYSAGAKAGNTVYVSGVLALGEGGIVLHPGDAAAQTRAVLDTIKTTLEAAGATLADVAFNHIFLKDLADYAAFNSVYAEYFPGPKPARYCIKTDLVKPECLVEIASIAHLA, from the coding sequence ATGCCGTTCGAAGCCATCAACCCGCCCCAGTTCCCGACCCCCATCGCGCCCTATTCCGCCGGCGCGAAGGCCGGCAACACGGTCTACGTCTCCGGCGTGCTGGCGCTCGGCGAGGGTGGCATCGTCCTCCACCCCGGCGACGCCGCCGCCCAAACGCGGGCCGTTCTAGACACCATCAAGACCACGCTCGAGGCCGCCGGCGCGACGCTGGCAGACGTCGCCTTCAACCACATCTTCCTGAAGGACCTCGCCGACTACGCCGCCTTCAACAGCGTGTACGCCGAGTATTTCCCCGGTCCCAAGCCCGCGCGCTACTGCATCAAGACCGACCTCGTGAAGCCCGAGTGCCTCGTCGAGATCGCCAGCATCGCCCACCTCGCCTGA
- the rutD gene encoding pyrimidine utilization protein D gives MVIAGGIHWEEHGQPDGPAILLSSGLGGSGSYWQPNLAALGAGHRVITYDHRGTGRSDRHVPGDLTVEAMAADVVALMDAIGLQSCTFIGHALGGHIGLALALAAPERLDRLVVINGWAKLDPHTARCFDTRLALLSDSGPRAYLHAQPLFLYPPQWISDHHDRLQDEEEDMLAHFPGAEMIQRRVAAVRRFNIAGRLDEIRVPTLLVASDDDMLVPPSASEKLAAGIPGAQFARMAAGAHACNVTRAEHFNMWLLDWLDGE, from the coding sequence ATGGTAATCGCGGGCGGCATCCACTGGGAAGAGCACGGCCAGCCCGACGGTCCCGCGATCCTGTTGTCGAGCGGCCTCGGCGGCTCGGGCAGCTACTGGCAGCCCAACCTCGCCGCCCTCGGCGCCGGCCACCGCGTCATCACCTACGACCACCGCGGCACCGGCCGCTCCGACCGCCACGTCCCCGGCGACCTGACCGTCGAGGCGATGGCCGCCGACGTCGTCGCGCTCATGGACGCGATCGGCCTCCAAAGCTGCACCTTCATCGGCCACGCGCTCGGCGGCCATATCGGCCTCGCGCTCGCCTTGGCCGCGCCCGAACGCCTCGACCGCCTCGTCGTCATCAACGGCTGGGCCAAGCTCGACCCGCACACCGCGCGCTGCTTCGACACGCGGCTTGCGCTGCTGAGCGACAGCGGCCCCCGCGCGTATCTCCACGCGCAACCGCTGTTCCTCTACCCGCCGCAATGGATCTCCGACCACCACGACCGGCTCCAGGACGAGGAGGAGGACATGCTCGCGCATTTCCCCGGCGCGGAAATGATCCAGCGTCGCGTCGCTGCGGTCCGCCGGTTCAACATCGCCGGTCGGCTCGACGAGATCCGCGTGCCGACGCTGTTGGTAGCCTCCGACGACGACATGCTCGTGCCGCCGTCGGCGTCCGAAAAGCTTGCCGCGGGCATCCCCGGCGCGCAGTTTGCCCGGATGGCGGCGGGCGCGCATGCCTGCAACGTGACGCGTGCGGAGCATTTCAATATGTGGCTGCTCGACTGGCTCGACGGCGAATAG
- the rutA gene encoding pyrimidine utilization protein A: MQVGVFVPINNNGWLISENAPQYKPSFDLNKAIAQAAEKHGLDFLLSMIKLRGFGGKTEFWDYGLESFTLMAGLAAVTEKIKIYATCATLLVPPAYAARMCNTIDSISHGRFGLNLITGWQPPEYTQMGMWPGDEHFRNRYTMLDEYAHILRELWEEGTSDFKGDYYQMTDCRVWPKPTGDMKIICAGSSDDGLAFSAKWADYAFCLGKGVNTPTAFAFNNERLAVATAKTGRDVQIFVLIMIIAAETDDEAMAKWQHYNAGVDVDAIAWLIDQGAKDTHNKDTNVRQLAAPEGAVNINMGTLVGSYETIARMLDEMAAVPNTGGVLLTFDDFLEGVEAFGTRIQPLMKSRAGVTLA; this comes from the coding sequence ATGCAGGTCGGCGTCTTCGTTCCCATCAACAACAATGGCTGGCTGATCAGCGAAAACGCGCCGCAGTACAAACCGAGCTTCGACCTAAACAAGGCGATCGCGCAGGCGGCGGAGAAGCACGGCCTCGACTTCCTGCTGTCGATGATCAAGCTGCGGGGATTCGGCGGCAAGACCGAGTTCTGGGATTACGGGCTGGAGAGCTTCACGCTGATGGCCGGGCTCGCCGCCGTCACCGAGAAGATCAAGATCTACGCGACCTGCGCCACGCTGCTGGTCCCGCCCGCCTACGCCGCGCGGATGTGCAATACGATCGATTCGATCAGCCACGGCCGGTTCGGCCTCAACCTCATCACCGGCTGGCAGCCGCCCGAATACACGCAGATGGGTATGTGGCCCGGCGACGAGCATTTCCGCAACCGCTACACGATGCTCGACGAATACGCCCACATCCTCCGCGAGCTGTGGGAGGAGGGGACGTCCGATTTCAAGGGCGACTATTACCAGATGACCGACTGCCGCGTCTGGCCCAAGCCGACCGGCGACATGAAGATCATCTGCGCCGGATCGTCCGACGACGGCTTGGCGTTCTCTGCGAAATGGGCGGACTACGCCTTCTGCCTCGGCAAGGGCGTCAACACCCCGACCGCCTTTGCGTTCAACAACGAGCGCCTAGCCGTGGCGACCGCGAAGACCGGCCGCGACGTGCAGATCTTCGTCCTGATCATGATCATCGCCGCCGAAACGGACGACGAGGCGATGGCGAAGTGGCAACACTACAACGCCGGCGTAGACGTCGACGCGATCGCCTGGCTGATCGATCAGGGCGCCAAGGACACGCACAACAAGGACACCAACGTCCGCCAACTCGCCGCCCCCGAAGGCGCGGTGAACATCAACATGGGCACGCTGGTCGGCTCGTACGAAACCATCGCGCGCATGCTCGACGAGATGGCCGCGGTCCCCAACACCGGCGGTGTGCTGTTGACCTTCGACGATTTCTTGGAGGGGGTGGAGGCATTCGGCACCCGTATTCAGCCGCTCATGAAGAGCCGCGCAGGCGTAACCCTAGCCTGA